One window from the genome of Elaeis guineensis isolate ETL-2024a chromosome 5, EG11, whole genome shotgun sequence encodes:
- the LOC140857782 gene encoding uncharacterized protein: MGNHASCIRRSTRSCTAKVVDSEGNLRRVEIPAGVADLMLEAPGHVVARAEEVVRTRRVSGLRADEELRPGEVYLLLPVDRVGSKISDRQIAVVIGAIKGGRRGRRKGKQGCGSGRRVVPAVAGEEEERGGEENGLLMEGKAGGFPGQRVGGHRQWRPVLDTIHESK, translated from the coding sequence ATGGGTAACCACGCTTCATGCATCCGGCGGAGCACCAGATCGTGCACGGCCAAGGTGGTGGACTCCGAGGGGAATCTCCGGCGCGTCGAGATCCCCGCCGGCGTGGCGGATCTGATGCTGGAGGCTCCCGGTCACGTCGTGGCACGCGCCGAGGAGGTGGTGAGGACGCGACGGGTGTCCGGTTTGCGGGCCGACGAGGAGCTGCGGCCCGGAGAGGTGTACCTGCTGCTGCCGGTGGACCGGGTCGGGTCTAAGATCTCCGACCGGCAGATCGCGGTCGTGATCGGCGCCATCAAAGgtgggaggagggggaggaggaaagGGAAGCAGGGATGTGGGTCAGGGAGACGGGTAGTCCCGGCGGTAGCCGGTGAAGAggaggagaggggaggggaggagaACGGGTTGTTGATGGAGGGGAAGGCTGGCGGTTTCCCTGGTCAACGGGTTGGTGGTCACCGGCAGTGGAGGCCCGTGCTGGACACCATCCACGAATCCAAGTAG